The Miscanthus floridulus cultivar M001 chromosome 17, ASM1932011v1, whole genome shotgun sequence genome has a window encoding:
- the LOC136515626 gene encoding uncharacterized protein has product MASTGRTRDVQCHRCKGYGHVVRDCPRKRVMVIKDDGEYSSASDFDEDTLALLAADHVGSEEQPEEQIGAEDADHYESLIVQRVLSTQMEKAEQNQRHTLFQTKCVIKERSCRLIIDGGSCNNLASSDMVEKVALTTKPHPHPYHIRWLNNSGKVKVTRLVRIHFAIGSYHDVVECDVVPMEACHILLGRPWQFDTDCMHHGRSNMYSLIHHDKKIVHDMQHSLPAAVANIL; this is encoded by the exons ATGGCATCTACAGGTAGAACAAGAGACGTTCAGTGTcaccggtgcaagggatatggacatGTGGTGCGTGACTGTCCAAGAAAGCgtgttatggtcatcaaagatgatggtgagtattcctctgctagtgattttgatgaagatacacttgctttgcttgctgctgaccatgtaggaagtgaggaacaaccagaagagcagattggagcagaggatgcagatcattatgagagcctcattgtgcagcgtgtgcttagcacacaaatggagaaggcggagcaaaatcagcggcatacactgttccaaacaaagtgtgtcattaaagagcgttcgtgccgtttgataattgatggaggtagctgcaacaacttagcTAGCAGCGATATGGTAGAGAAGGTTGCACTTACAACTAAACCgcacccacatccatatcacattcgatggctcaacaatagtggtaaggttaaggtaacgagattggtacgaattcattttgctattggatcatatcatgatgttgttgagtgtgatgttgtgcctatggaagcttgtcatattctgctaggtagaccatggcaatttgatacagattgtatgcatcatggtagatcaaatatgtattctctcatacaccatgataagaaaattg TTCATGATATGCAGCATTCTTTGCCcgctgctgttgctaacattttgtag